The Gammaproteobacteria bacterium genome has a segment encoding these proteins:
- a CDS encoding NAD-glutamate dehydrogenase — MPAAHPSEASSVLIDKVIELIRQKLKKNAAKLVEQFARDFLQSVSPEDLQGRMPSDVYASLMSLWSFLQAKGKNGCKLRVFNPDFEEDGWQSKHTVIEVLHDDLPFLVDSVRMELNRLGLTTFLIIHLPMAITRDKQGKVTSIRKATIDDDPNILETPMYIEVNRQPGGARLSEIEGHLEKILADVRLVVSDWQPMKAKMESAIADLTKAKAPIDDGDRKESLEFLKWLCNNHFTLIGYSGYDIKPQEGGFILQPKAGEALGLVKKAQRRPLKLSELPLGAQKLALEPTLPLVITKTSRRSTVHRPAYVDYIGVKRYDNHGEVVGEYRFLGLYTSEAYNMSPRHIPVLRRKLEWVTQNSGLPPRGHDCKALQNILETYPRDELFQMSREELLETALGILHMKERPIIKAFIRRDPYGRFFSVLVYVPRDQYTTRLRKQIMEILRYRLQSDKEITFETRFSESIHARTHYIVYVDNAESVQYDVKDIENEIREVARSWEDNFTDALKTEFGEEKGLALAHKYRDAFTAGYKADATPQTAVLDVRHMEELTEEHPLSMILYRPQENEEGALRFKLYHRDAPASLSEVLPMLENMGLNVIGETPYRVQAQDGVQRWILDFEMLPINAADFNLHEIKAKFQEAFYRVWIGDAENDGFNRLVLGAGLDWRQVVVLRAIAKYLWQIGFTFSQSYVEQTLAAHPTIARMLVRLFELRFEPTSKVVKRDLDRAVESIRQALTTVSNLDEDRIINRYIEVIMAMVRTNYYQTDGDGNPKNYVSFKLEPSRITEIPKPVPMFEIFVYSPRFEGVHLRGGKVARGGLRWSDRREDFRTEILGLVKAQQVKNSVIVPVGSKGGFVCKKLPAPGDRDAFLREGQECYRGFIRGLLDITDNLVNDKVVPPKNVVRHDEDDPYLVVAADKGTATFSDIANSISEEYNFWLGDAFASGGSQGYDHKKMGITARGAWESVKRHFREIGIDCQNEPFTCVGVGDMSGDVFGNGMLCSRKIKLIGAFNHMHIFIDPNPDPEVSYQERERLFNLPRSTWADYDPKLISEGGGVFERSAKQIRLTPQMKKMLGVKENTLTPNELIRALLKAEYDLFWNGGIGTYVKASTETNAEVGDRANDPVRINGRELRCKIVGEGGNLGFTQRGRIEYMMHGGRGNTDFTDNVGGVDCSDHEVNIKILLNKVVADGDLTMKQRNKLLADMTDDVAQAVLFDCYLQTQSISIMESRRHKNVKELMRFMHHLERQGKLDRALEFLPTDEELVERMANKKGFTRAELCVLLAYGKMMLKEELNQPEITETPYFEGILSRYFPKKLRTKFAKQIRAHRLRGPIIATVLANDLVNYMGCNFAYRMHDETGASYTDIAICFSLAREIFGMDALWREIEALDNKIPASLQIYSLFQSQRMIRRATRWFLRHRRKDMSIQDTIDYYAKEVRELEKKIDQVVEKSEAEEIAKDVDELTAQGMPKPLAHRIAYLSTMFSALDIVDMTKQTGLPVSLVAEVYYKLGAQLQLHWFLDQITQQPVDNHWQAFARSAFREELDWQQRGLTLIVLETTNDRKTADERIGAWMTDNADLIARWVQMISDFRASSSHEFAKFSVALRELLILVQNCIRKARSMDEQHL, encoded by the coding sequence ATGCCGGCAGCACATCCATCAGAAGCTTCATCCGTTTTGATCGATAAAGTGATTGAATTGATTCGCCAAAAACTGAAAAAAAATGCCGCCAAACTTGTCGAACAGTTTGCACGTGACTTTTTACAAAGCGTCAGCCCAGAAGATTTGCAGGGACGAATGCCGAGTGATGTTTATGCGTCTTTAATGAGCTTATGGAGCTTCCTCCAAGCCAAAGGGAAAAATGGATGTAAGCTGCGTGTTTTCAACCCAGATTTTGAAGAGGATGGCTGGCAGTCCAAGCACACCGTGATTGAGGTGTTGCATGATGATTTGCCATTTTTAGTTGATTCCGTGCGCATGGAATTAAATCGGCTTGGGCTGACCACATTTCTAATCATTCATTTGCCGATGGCCATCACCCGGGATAAGCAAGGTAAGGTCACGTCAATTCGTAAAGCCACGATAGATGATGATCCAAATATTTTGGAAACACCGATGTATATTGAAGTCAATCGTCAGCCTGGTGGTGCGCGGCTGAGTGAAATCGAAGGACATTTGGAAAAAATACTTGCCGATGTGCGCTTGGTTGTTTCCGACTGGCAGCCGATGAAGGCCAAAATGGAAAGTGCCATTGCCGACCTTACGAAAGCGAAGGCGCCGATTGATGATGGAGACAGAAAGGAAAGCCTCGAATTCTTAAAATGGCTTTGCAATAATCATTTTACCCTGATCGGCTACAGTGGTTACGATATCAAGCCGCAGGAAGGTGGTTTTATTTTGCAGCCCAAAGCTGGCGAAGCGCTTGGCTTGGTCAAAAAAGCACAACGCAGACCACTGAAATTGAGCGAACTGCCCCTTGGCGCACAAAAGTTAGCACTCGAACCAACACTCCCGCTCGTCATTACCAAGACAAGTCGTCGTTCAACCGTTCATCGCCCAGCGTATGTAGATTACATCGGCGTGAAACGTTATGACAATCACGGCGAAGTGGTCGGAGAATACCGGTTCCTTGGGCTTTATACCTCAGAAGCCTACAACATGAGCCCTCGCCATATTCCCGTGTTACGACGAAAACTCGAGTGGGTGACGCAAAATTCTGGCCTGCCACCTCGCGGTCATGATTGCAAGGCACTACAAAATATCCTTGAAACTTACCCGCGTGATGAGCTTTTCCAAATGTCACGCGAAGAACTTCTGGAAACGGCGCTTGGTATTTTGCACATGAAAGAGCGCCCAATTATCAAAGCCTTTATTCGCCGAGACCCATACGGTCGATTCTTCTCGGTGCTCGTGTACGTTCCTCGCGATCAATACACCACGCGTCTTCGTAAGCAGATCATGGAGATTCTCCGCTATCGGCTTCAATCAGATAAGGAAATCACCTTTGAAACACGTTTCTCTGAATCGATCCACGCACGGACCCATTACATTGTGTATGTCGATAACGCTGAGTCTGTTCAGTACGATGTCAAGGATATCGAGAATGAAATTCGCGAGGTGGCACGTTCGTGGGAGGATAATTTTACCGATGCGTTGAAGACAGAATTTGGTGAAGAAAAGGGACTCGCTCTGGCGCACAAATACCGCGATGCCTTTACGGCAGGCTATAAGGCGGATGCCACACCTCAGACCGCTGTGCTTGATGTTCGGCACATGGAGGAGTTGACCGAGGAACATCCTCTGTCAATGATTCTCTACCGTCCACAAGAAAATGAAGAGGGAGCCCTTAGATTTAAGTTATACCACCGGGACGCGCCAGCATCATTATCGGAAGTGCTTCCCATGTTGGAAAACATGGGGCTCAATGTCATTGGTGAAACACCGTATCGAGTACAAGCGCAGGATGGCGTACAGCGCTGGATTCTCGACTTTGAAATGCTGCCCATTAATGCAGCAGACTTTAATTTGCATGAGATCAAAGCAAAGTTTCAGGAAGCGTTTTATCGGGTTTGGATTGGTGATGCGGAGAATGATGGCTTTAACCGTCTTGTGCTGGGTGCCGGTCTCGACTGGCGCCAAGTGGTCGTGCTACGCGCTATCGCCAAATATCTATGGCAGATCGGCTTTACCTTCTCACAATCGTACGTAGAGCAAACACTGGCAGCGCATCCGACCATTGCCCGCATGTTGGTGCGACTGTTTGAGCTTCGATTTGAACCAACCTCAAAAGTAGTCAAGCGTGACTTGGACAGGGCGGTGGAGTCGATTCGCCAAGCGCTGACCACGGTCTCGAATCTTGATGAAGATCGGATTATCAATCGTTATATCGAAGTGATTATGGCCATGGTGCGGACTAATTATTACCAAACCGATGGCGATGGAAATCCGAAAAACTACGTCAGTTTTAAACTTGAGCCCAGCAGAATTACCGAGATTCCAAAGCCGGTGCCGATGTTCGAGATCTTTGTCTACTCACCACGTTTTGAAGGGGTGCATCTACGCGGTGGCAAAGTAGCACGAGGCGGTTTGCGCTGGTCTGACCGTCGAGAAGATTTCAGAACGGAAATTCTCGGTTTGGTGAAAGCCCAGCAGGTGAAGAACTCGGTCATTGTCCCTGTGGGTTCAAAAGGCGGGTTTGTCTGCAAAAAGCTGCCGGCACCTGGTGATCGCGATGCCTTTCTACGAGAAGGGCAGGAATGTTATCGGGGATTTATTCGCGGACTGCTCGATATCACCGATAATTTGGTGAACGACAAAGTTGTGCCGCCCAAAAATGTCGTCCGGCACGATGAAGATGACCCTTACCTTGTCGTTGCGGCTGACAAAGGCACGGCGACGTTCTCTGACATCGCCAACAGCATTTCCGAGGAATACAATTTCTGGTTAGGCGATGCATTTGCCTCTGGCGGCAGCCAAGGCTACGACCACAAGAAGATGGGCATCACGGCGCGTGGTGCTTGGGAATCGGTCAAGCGACATTTCCGTGAAATTGGCATCGATTGTCAAAACGAGCCCTTCACCTGTGTTGGCGTTGGCGACATGAGTGGTGACGTTTTTGGTAATGGCATGTTGTGCTCCCGCAAGATTAAGCTGATCGGTGCCTTTAACCACATGCATATCTTTATCGATCCCAATCCCGATCCGGAGGTCAGTTATCAAGAGCGTGAAAGACTGTTTAATCTCCCACGATCCACTTGGGCAGATTACGACCCGAAACTCATTTCAGAGGGCGGGGGCGTGTTCGAGCGCTCTGCGAAGCAAATCCGCTTGACTCCACAAATGAAAAAGATGCTCGGCGTCAAAGAGAACACGCTAACCCCCAATGAGCTTATTCGTGCACTACTGAAAGCAGAGTATGACCTGTTCTGGAATGGTGGCATTGGGACTTATGTTAAAGCATCCACCGAGACCAATGCAGAAGTAGGTGATCGTGCAAACGATCCCGTTCGTATCAACGGCCGAGAGCTGCGTTGTAAAATCGTTGGCGAGGGCGGCAACCTTGGCTTCACGCAACGTGGTCGCATTGAATACATGATGCATGGTGGCCGCGGCAACACTGACTTTACCGACAACGTTGGTGGTGTGGATTGCTCCGACCATGAAGTCAACATCAAAATATTGCTGAACAAAGTGGTTGCCGATGGCGACCTGACCATGAAGCAACGTAATAAGTTGCTGGCCGACATGACGGACGATGTGGCCCAAGCCGTATTGTTCGACTGCTACTTGCAGACGCAATCTATCAGCATCATGGAAAGCCGTCGTCACAAGAACGTGAAAGAGCTGATGCGATTTATGCATCACCTTGAGCGCCAGGGCAAACTGGACCGTGCGCTTGAGTTCTTGCCAACCGATGAAGAACTTGTGGAACGGATGGCGAACAAAAAAGGCTTCACCCGAGCCGAGCTTTGCGTCTTGCTGGCGTACGGCAAAATGATGCTTAAAGAAGAATTAAATCAGCCAGAAATCACGGAGACGCCCTATTTTGAAGGCATTTTGTCGCGCTACTTCCCGAAAAAGTTGCGCACTAAATTTGCGAAGCAGATACGCGCGCATCGGCTGCGTGGGCCAATAATTGCGACCGTGTTGGCCAATGATCTGGTCAATTACATGGGCTGCAACTTTGCCTATCGGATGCACGATGAAACGGGGGCGAGCTATACCGACATTGCCATTTGTTTCTCGCTGGCACGAGAAATTTTTGGCATGGATGCGCTTTGGCGTGAGATCGAAGCCCTTGATAACAAAATCCCTGCCTCGTTGCAGATTTACTCCTTGTTCCAGTCGCAACGCATGATTCGGCGCGCCACTCGATGGTTCTTGCGTCATCGCAGAAAAGACATGTCGATTCAAGACACAATCGATTATTACGCGAAAGAGGTGCGTGAACTGGAGAAAAAAATCGACCAAGTCGTTGAAAAGAGTGAGGCCGAAGAAATTGCCAAAGATGTTGACGAATTGACAGCACAGGGCATGCCTAAACCACTGGCGCACCGAATTGCCTATCTGTCAACCATGTTCTCGGCGCTTGACATAGTGGATATGACAAAACAGACGGGCCTGCCGGTGAGCTTGGTTGCGGAAGTGTACTATAAGCTGGGCGCGCAGCTGCAACTTCACTGGTTCTTGGACCAAATTACCCAGCAACCCGTGGACAATCATTGGCA